In the genome of Aequorivita sp. H23M31, the window AAATATCCGATGGCCTCGGCAAATTCCCCCTTCTTTAAATAAGTATAACCAATATTATTTAAGGACCCTTCAAATAAGAAAGGATTGTCATTCACTTTATTAGCGTAGGTTATTGATTCATTATAATATTCTAACGCTTTGTCATATTCATAAATGTCATTTTGCAATTGCCCTAAAAGGTCATAACAGGAATACAATGATTTGTAATCTTTTAATTTTTCAAACTTTGGAATGGCATTAAAAATCAAAACCTCACTTCCGGAATAATCCTTAAACCGTGATTTTACAAAGGCCATTCCGTATTGAACTTTGGCAGATTCATATAGATAACCACCTTTATCGAAATAGGTATGAGCTAAATTAAAATGAAAATAAGCACTATCGTAGACCTCCTTGTCATTAAAATAGCTGGCGTAATTCCAATGAGCATCACCTATAATATAAAGATCCTCTGATTTTTCGGCAAGTCTTAAAACTTCATTATTTATATTTTTGAACCATAAGGTATCCCCTAAAATATAGTTTTGAAATGCGAGGGAACTCAAACTTTTTAGAGCCGAACTATCTATTTTAGATCTTTGTATGACACCATATGATTTCTGTAGCAACCGTAGTCTCTCCTCTTTGGTATAAGAGGCGTCCTTTGAAGCTTTTATCCAAACAGCGACACTGTCCTTAATGGAATTTGGAATACTGGCCTTTGATTTCTCAGTGTGATCATCACAGGAGTAAACCATGAAAGAAATGGAGACCAACAGAATGAGGAGAATCCGATATAGGAGATTAAATTTCAAAAATTATATTTCGAACAAAGCTATTAAAAAAGCCTCTAAAAATTAGAGGCTTAATATAAGATATTCCGTGTTACCGTTTACTTCCATTGTCGATAACAATAGTGTTATCATTTGTGGCCTGTGAGCCATCATTTGCGCTGGTATCGGCCAGAACTTCTGGCGAACAGGAGGTTATCAAGGATAACAGAAATAAAAAAATAAATAATTTAGGGAGTCTCATAATATAGGATTTTAAGGATTAACATTGGTTTTAGGGTGTTTTAAAAACTTTACCCGCCATTTACGGCAAGCATAATCAGTAGCTAAGATAGAAACCTTTTTACTACCTGACCCTTAAATAGTTAACATTTTAGGGATTTGGGTAGTAGGGCGAGTGAAAAGTTACTTCTATATAGGGAAATCAATTTAACGTGACTATCGTGCTATTCGATAAATCATTAAAAATACTTTCTATATTAGCATTAAATGTTTTGGTAAAAGGTATTTCATGCGCATTATTGATAACAAATATCGATTTACTATAATTAATTCTGGAAATACAGTTTTTATTAATAATAAAACTTTTATGAATACGTATAAAAGTTTGAGGGAGTTGATCTTCAAAAACTTTAAGTGTTTTATAGGCTCCCACTATCCTTCCATCTGCCATATAAAAATCAGTAGTATTATTATCTGCTTTTAGGTAAAGTATTTCATCGATATTTAAATATTGATAATCCTTGTTGGATTTCAAGCAAATAGTCTCATTTCTTTTTGCAACCACACTTTTTTGACCCTTTAAAAAACTCTTTCTAAGGGTGAGCTCACTCAATGGTTTTAAGAGATAATCGGCAAAACCATAGGCAAAGGCATCGAAGGCGTTTTC includes:
- a CDS encoding LytR/AlgR family response regulator transcription factor translates to MIRCLIIEDDLSIVETIKAIGNDFSDISLYASAENHESALNLVLKVAPDIVFINIQTIKISLCEFLFDISEYGLIKPHFIALSSTKENAFDAFAYGFADYLLKPLSELTLRKSFLKGQKSVVAKRNETICLKSNKDYQYLNIDEILYLKADNNTTDFYMADGRIVGAYKTLKVFEDQLPQTFIRIHKSFIINKNCISRINYSKSIFVINNAHEIPFTKTFNANIESIFNDLSNSTIVTLN